The region GATTCGTTTAAGGGCTTTAAAATCTTATGATTTTTCTTAAAAGCTTGATTTAAGGCGATTTTCTTACCCACAAAATCCAACCCATAGCCCTCTTCTTTTATCTCGCTAAAATCCCCAAGTAACGCTTTTAATTTTTTTGTATCCAGCGTGAGTTGGTTATCATTTTCTATACTCAAGCAACCGGGAAAATAACGATTGAAAACCTCTACATTTTTTTCATTAACGCTTTTTTCTCCACCAATTTCTTTATTTTGCATCTCTATCCTTTATTTTATAATGATTTAAATTATCCAATTCCACCTTAATTTTCAAATGTTCCCCGTGAAACGCTAGCGGCCTTTAAAAAATCCCGTTTCACTTCAGCGATAATGTTTTCATCTTTGGCTAAGTCAATGTATTCAAAACTATTCCCGCTCTGCTCCCCTCCCTGGAGTAAATCCCCGCTTTTTCTGTATTCTAAATCCAATTCAGCGATTTTAAAGCCGTCCAATTCATCAGCAAATTTTTCCAATCGTTCGTTTTCTTCTTGGATCGTGCATAAAAAACAATAGCCTTTCAAGCCGTTACGAGACACGCGCCCCCTTAACTGGTGCAAAGTCGCTAAGCCTAACCTTTCGGGCGCTAAAATCACCATAACGCTCAATCGTGGTAAAGAAATGCCCACCTCAATGAGCGTAGTCGCTAAAAGAATGCTCCCAGACTCTCTAAATTCTTCAATCACTTCTTCTTTATTTTTATCTTGCCCTGAAGTGGTATAAACGTTTTTAAAGCGTTTTTGCCAAAAACTTGCCCCCTCACTGAGCGATAAATACGGGATTTTTTCGCTTTCATTCACCAGCGGATAGACGACAATGACTTGGTGGTTTTTAGCGATTTCTTCGCTGATTTTTTCCATCACTATTTTAAAATCTCTTTTATGCAAGACTAAAGTTTCAATTTCTTTAGGGTAAGGGATTTCTCTAATCATGGTCGTTTTCACAAACGCGCTTTTGGCTAAAGCCAGAGTGCGAGGAATGGGGGTAGCGGAAAATTGCAAAGAATGGGGTTTATTGCCCTTACTGCTTGCCATTTTTTCTAATTGGTAGCGCTGCTTGGTGCCAAATCGGTGCTGCTCATCAGTGATCACTAGTGCGAATTCATTCAAATCGCGCTTATCAAACAACAACGCTTGCGTGCCGATAACCACATGAGTGATTGTTTCAAACAAATGATTGGATCGCTTCTTGTGGCTCCCGCCAAGCAATAATTCCACTTCAAAATAAGGGGGTAAAAATTTTAAGGCTTCGTTATAAAGCTGTTTAGCGAGAATGGAAGTGGGCGCCATTAAAAGGGTTTTATTAGGGTAAGCTAATACCATGCTCGCTAAAATCACCATCGTTTTCCCGCACCCCACATCGCCTATAATCAAACGCTTGCACGCTATAGGGCTAGCAAGATCGCTTTGGATTTCTTTAATGGCGTTTTGTTGGTCGTTGGTGAGTTGAAAGGGTAAAGAAGTAACAAACGCTTTCAAGCGTTCGCTGTTATTGGAGCATGCGATTTTAGCACTGAATTGCAATTTCTTGCGCTCTAAATTTTTCATATAAAAAAGCATTTCAATGTATTTTAATGCATTTAAATGTTGTGAAGGAAAATTTTTATTCGTTTCAAAATCCTTGACAAAATGCGGCGTGGGGAAAAAGATTTCTAACAATAAATGCGCGATATTTTCTTTAACACCTTCCTTTTTTAAATTTTCTAACGAAATGAGTTTTTGTAAATTTTCTTGTATTTTTTTATGGTTTTTAACTTTTTTGAAAATTAAAGAAATCTTGCCAAACTCAGTAAGGATTTTAGGCGTGTTAATGATATAAGCTTGATTAAAAGAGCTTTGCTCTAATTTACCATAAATGAACAAACTCTCGCCGGTTTTAAACTGGTTGTAATGAAACGCACTGTAATTAAAAAAAACAAGCTCTAAATTTTTATAAAATCGTTTGGAATAGGCGAAAATCTTTAAAACTTTGGCGTAGTTCCTTTTTTCTAAAATACCCACCTCTAAAACGCCACTCAAGCCTGTTTCAAAACGCTCTAACAAGCTTAAATCCTTATAACCCTTAGGCGTATAAACAAGCAAAGCTTCTAAAAGCGATTTCACGTTCAATGTTTTTAATAAGTCATCTGTTTCTTGCAATTTGTTCTTAGTCAATCCTTAATCGTTTTTATGATAAAATAAGCAAATTATACATTGACTTAAGGAAATTTAATTGATGAAATCTAAAATCACTCATTTTATCGTTATCTCTTTTGTTTTAAGCGTGTTGAGCGCATGCAAAGACGAGCCTAAAAAATCGTCCCAATCGCACCAAAACAACACTAAAACCACTCAAAACAATCCAATCAATCAAGCGAATAAGGATATAAGAAAAATTGAGCATGAAGAAGAAGATGAAAAAGTCACTAAAGAGGTGAATGATCTGATCAATAACGAAAATAAAATTGATGAAATCAATAATGAAGAAAACGCTGATCCTTCGCAAAAAAGAACGAACAATGTTTTGCAACGAGCCACTAACCACCAAGACAATCTTAACTCCCCGCTCAACAGGAAGTATTAAAGTGTGAAATTTTTTTCAAAGGATTTATTTAAAAAAGTAACCCCCTTATTTTTAAGCGTTTATTTTTTAAACCCCACCCTTACGCAAGCCAAAAGCCGTTTTTATGTGGCTTCTCAGTATCAGGTAGGGAAAATGATTATGAAAAAATACAACGATCTTAAACGCACGATTGAAGGGGCGAGCTTTTCTTTAGGCTGGGAGATTAACCCCACTAATTATTGGTTTTATTCTCGCTATTACTTTTTTATGGATTATGGGAATGTCATCCTCAATAAAAGAACGGGTGCTCAAGCGAACATGTTCACTTATGGCTTTGGAGGGGATTTGATCGTAGAATACAATAAAAACCCCTTGTATGTATTTTCTCTTTTTTATGGCATGCAGGTTGCTGAAAACACATGGACGATTTCCAAACACAGCGCGAATTTCATCATTGACGATTGGCGCAGCATTCAAGGATTTTCGCTCAAAACTTCCAATTTTAGGATGCTAGGTTTAGTGGGGTTTAAATTCCAAACCGTGCTATTCCACCATGACGCTAGTATTGAAGTGGGAGTCAAATGGCCTTTTACTTTTGAATACGACTCACCCTTTGTAAGGCTTTTTTCCGTCTTTATTTCGCACACTTTCTACCTTTAAACTAATTCCAACCCCACCGGACAATGATCACTCCCTAAAATATCTTTATAGATTAAAGCGTCTTTTAAGCGCGTTTTTAAAGGATTAGAGCATAAAAAATAATCAATGCGCCAACCAATGTCTTTATCCCTTGCTTGTTGCATATAACTCCACCAGGTGTAAGCCTTTTCTTTGTTGGGGTAAAAATAACGGAAAGTGTCAATGAAACCAGCGTTCAAAAGCTCGCTGAACTTTTCTCTCTCTTCATCGCTAAAGCCGGCGTTTTTTCGGTTGGTTTTGGGGTTTTCTAAATCAATTTCATTGTGGGCCACATTCAAATCTCCGCACACAATGACCGGTTTTTTTAACTCTAAAGCTTTTAAAAATTTCTTAAATTCCACTTCCCAACTCATGCGATAACTGAGCCTGGATAGGGCTTGTTGGGAATTAGGGGTATAAACATTCACTAAATAAAACGATTCAAATTCGCAAGTTACCACACGCCCCTCTTTGTCATGCTCTTCCATATCAATGCCATAGCTCACGCTTAAAGGCTCTTTTTTGGTGAAAGTTACCACCCCAGAATAGCCCTTTTTAATCGCGCAATTCCAAAAATCAAAATACCCTTTAAATTCAAAGGTGTTTTGTTCTTGCTGCATTTTAGATTCTTGAATGCAAAAAACATCCGCATCAACGCTATTAAAAAAATCCATAAAGCCCTTAGTCATGCAAGCCCTTAACCCGTTCACATTCCATGAGATCAATTTCATTTTAATCCTTGTTTGATTTTGAGTGAATTATATCTTTTTAGTCATTTTTTTAAAAATTAAGCTTTATTTTACCTTTTTTATGTAATAATTGTCTGTTGCTTGGCTTGATAGCTCAGTCGGTAGAGCAGAAGACTGAAAATCTTCGTGTCGGTGGTTCGATTCCGCCTCAAGCCACCATTTAAACTTCGTTGAATAAATAATTCCCCTTTTTGACACACACAACACGAGAGTTTTCAATACTCAAAGGCGTGCTTTTGGCTCGTGGTTGCTCTTCTATTTCTAAAACCATGCACACCCCTTCTTTAAAGCGCACATGGTTTTTAACCCATTCTTTGTATTCGCTGCTTTCTTTGATTATATCGTTTAAATAATGCCCCTCATATACTTCCACAAATTCCATGAATTTTTCATTCAAATTCAATTCGTTTTGCGTTATTTCGCTTTTTCGTGTGGAAGAATAAGCCAATTCGCTGGTTTCATAAAAAGTTGGCTCTACTTGGTCGTCTTGTTTGGGGCGTTCATAAATGGCTTTCACTAATTGCGTGGTGATTTCATACTCACTTTCCCATGCTTGTTTTAAAGGCTCTTCTATTAGATAGCATTGCCTAGTCGTGCCGTCTTTTCTTGCTCTAGCCCTTTTGCATTTTTCCGTAGAGCTTCTGGCTTGAAGAATGGCGAAATTGTTTTTAGCTTCAAAAGTTTGTGGCTCTTCTAAAGGCTCTGTTTTATGAACGGAGATTTTAGTGTAGGGGGTAATGATTTTACCGCTTTTATTTTCAGCGGTGCTGTAATCGCAAGGGGTAATATCTGTCGCAGTCTGTTTGTCTTCATCAACGCGTTTTAAAATGCTTGGGCGGTAGGCTTGTAAATTTTCATCATCATAAACCCACTTCCCGCATGCAAATTCTTTAACATTGGGATCTCTAACGGCTTGTTTTTCCATATTATCTTTATTCTCATTGCTTTCATTGTTTTCATCAATACCAGCGTTAGGGAGCGTTTTTTCAGTGGGTGGCGCTACAAAAAGGTTGTTTTCTTGATCTTCTGAAGAATGCTTTAAAGGGGGATTAGCGTCGTTTGTTGGCGTTTTAACTTCATTAGCGGAGCTTGTTTTGCTAGGAGTTACTAAAGGCTGTAAAAGGCTGTTTTTAGAGTTTTTAGAGCCTAGTTTGGGCTCTGGGTAAGAAAAGTTTTGAGGAGATTGTTGCGATGAATGGGGTTTGTTTTGTGGTTTTTGCATGGGTGCGTTTAAAGAAGGTATTGGGTTTGAGTGCGATTCTTTTAATTCCTTTGAAGAAAAAACAATTTGGGTGTTTCTAGGGATAGTAGGGCGATTAGGGTTTAAGGTCGTTTCTAAAGAAAGTTTTTCATCAAGGGGTTGATAGACGATTGCAGTGGATATGTGAGTGATTGTGAGCGTGAGTTTTTTGTGTGGGGAGATATTATAAACGCCTAAAACTTGTCTTGGTTCTTTAGAATCAAGGACTTTAGCCTTAAAAGTGCCTTTATGCGGCGAAGTTTTGATCTCTTCTAAAAGCTCAATGACAAGGGCTTGAAGAGGGTTAGAGAAAGTCAGAAAGAAAGACAGACAAAGGGATTTTTTCATGTTTATTCCTTTTTATTTTAGATTTTTGGATTATATCTTAAAAAGAGGTTTAATAAAAGTTATAGATAAGTTATAGATAGGTAACACTTTAATTAATAATAATTAGTAACAGTAGTAGGGGCGTGAATGGATGGAATGAAACAATAAAAAGCTTTAGAGGTGCGCGTTTTTAGGGGGGTTGTAGGATTTGAAAAAAAGTGAATGAAACGCTTTTTCATAAGCCTTTTTTCATTCACTTGAATTGAAAGCGGTTTTTTTATCGTTCAGTTCGTTCAAGCGGTTTTTGATTTCTTCTCTAAGGCTTAAAATAAAAGGGCTTTTTTCTTCTTCAAGCATTTTTTTAACGCTAGAATACATTTTAGAAATGCTTGAATGATCCTTTAAATCCAAAAATTGGGCGAGTGAGAGCGTGGGGTTAGGGGTATAAAGCCTGGCGAAATACACGACTAATTTTCTCGCTAAAGCGACGTTTTTTTGGCGCGAAGAGACTTTGATTTCACTGGATTTGAGATTCAGGCTTTGTGCGACAGCGAGCAAGATATTTTCCAAGCTTGAGCCTTCAGCGTGATCTTTTTGCAAATCTTCTAAAACGGTTTTAGCGAGATTCAAATCAATGGAAGCGTTCATCAAGTTTGCGTTCACGCTGATTTTAATGATCGCACCTTCCATTTGGCGGATATTGTCGCTGATGTGTTGGGCGATGTATTCCATCACCTCTTCAGGCAAAATGATTTGATTGAGCTGGCATTTTTGTTTGACGATGGAGAGCTTGGTTTCTAAATCAGGGGGCATGACTTTAGCGGTTATCCCCCATTCAAAGCGCGATTTTAAGCGATCTTCTAAGCCGGCGATGTTTTTAGGCGATCGGTCTGAAATCAATACGATTTGTTTGCTGTTGGCGTGCAATTCGTTGAAAGTGTGGAAAAATTCTTCTTCTAGTTTGGGTTTTCCTTGCAAAAATTGAGCGTCATCTAATAGGAAAAAGTCGCAATGGCGGTATTTTGCTTTAAAAGAATCCATGGTTTTGTTGTCTAAATGCTTTAGAAAGTCTGTCAAAAAATCTTCTGAAGTCACTAACACGACTTTTTTATGCTTTTCTAGGGCATGGTTACCGATAGCGTTTAAAATGTGCGTTTTGCCTAACCCTGTGCCGCCATAAAAAAGCACCGGGTTATAAGGGGGGGTATCGCTTTGGGCGACTTTTTTAGCGATTTCATAAACGGTGTTATTGCATGAGCCTACGACAAAATTTTCAAAAGTGTAAGAGTCTTTGACGCTCGTTTTTACCGCTTTGTAATTGATATTAGATTGGGCGTTAACCTGGATTTTAGGCGCCACTTCAATACGCACATCCACGCTATGGGCTAAATGCATGCCGACTTTATTCTGGCTTAAAATTTCTTTAAGCAACGCGCCGTATTTAGCCGTAATCGTGGTGCATAAGACTTTGTTGGGGGCATAAAAAAAGGCAATGTCGCTCTTGCTCGCGTTAGGGTTGTATTTGAGTTGGCTAAAGTAATTTTCATATTCTATGAGACTAACTTTAGGATTTTGTTTGACTAGTGCCAAGATTTCTTTTTCAATATTGTTGTTGGTATCCATGGCGTTATTATAGCGTGAATAAGTGGTGAATGAAAAAGGAATGGCATGTGAATGAAATGTGAATGAAGCCCTAAAATTAAGGTGTTTCTTTTAAGGGTTTGTCTATAATGCTTGCTTTATAATAAGCTAATAGATGCGAAAAAAGGATTTTCATGCTGCTTTGCGCGGGAAGGAATGAGACTTTAAAAGGGGCGACGCCTATTGGTGTGGGTTTGATAGGAAGCGCGATTAATTTAACGAGAATGTGTTTAAAAAACCCTGATATTAAGAGCTTTATTTTTATAGGGAGCGCGGGGAGTTATAGCCCAGAAATGGAGCTTTTGAGCGTGTTTGAAAGCACTCAAGGCTATCAAATTGAAGAGAGTTTTAGCCATTTAAACAGCTACACGCCTTTAGATAATTTCATTCACATAGAAACTAAAGATCAGGCTCTTTTTGAAAGGGTGTGCGTGAATAGCAGTAACTATATCCACACCAGCGAAATGTTTGCTAAAAAAATGGTTCAAAAGGGCGTTTTATTAGAAAACATGGAGTTTTTTAGCGTTTTAAGCGTGGCTAAAATTTTTTCTTTAAAGGCTAAAGGGATTTTTTGCGTGAGTAATCATGTGGGACTTAACGCGCATCAGGAATTTAAAGAAAACCACGCCAAAGTCAAACAGATTTTAGAAAACATCATTGATAATTTAATAGTTTAGCTATCATGGAGTATCATGGAGCATTCTAAATTAAAGGCGATCACATGTTTGAAAAAATACGCAAGATTTTAGCGGATATTGAAGATTCGCAAAATGAAATTGAAATGCTTTTAAAATTAGCGAATTTGAGTTTGGGGGATTTTATTGAAATTAAAAGAGGGAGCATGGACATGCCAAAGGGCGTGAATGAAGCGTTTTTTACGCAACTAAGCGAAGAAGTGGAGCGATTGAAGGAGCTTATTAACGCTTTAAATAAAATCAAAAAAGGGTTATTGGTGTTTTAAATGTGCGGGATTGTAGGTTATATAGGGGATAGCGAGAAAAAATCCATTCTTTTAGAGGGCTTAAAGGAATTGGAATACAGAGGTTATGATAGTGCGGGTTTAGCCGTATTGAGCAATGATTATTTGGAAGTGTTTAAAACTCAAGGGAAATTAGAAAACCTTAGATCAGAGCTTAAAGATAAAGAGTTTTTAAATTTTGGCGTGAGTATCGCTCATACGAGATGGGCGACGCATGGGAAACCAAGCAGCGCGAACGCCCATCCGCATTTTACAGAAAATTTAGCCTTAGTGCATAATGGCATCATTGAAAATTACGCAAGCTTGAAAAAAGAATTGGAAAACAAAGGGCATGCGTTTTTAAGCCAAACGGACACGGAAGTGATTGCGCATTTATTAGAAGAAACGCTTAAAAGCGAGAGCGATTTATTGAAAGCCTTTGAAAAAAGCATCAGCCTTTTAAAAGGGAGTTATGCGATTTTAATGCTCCATAAAAGAGCTAAAGAGAGTCTCTTTTACGCTAAATCTTCTTCGCCTTTAATCGTGGGCAAGGGCAAAGAGGGGGTGTTTTTTGCGTCCAGTTTGAGCGTGCTAGCCCCTAAAGTGGATCAATTTGTCATTTTAGAAGAAAACAGCGTGGGGCGGATTTCTTTAGAAAATTTTAAAGATTTAAAACACATTGAAAACATGAAAGATTACGCTTTTGAGAATAAAGATCATTCTAAAGGGGATTTTAGGAATTATTTAGAAAAAGAGATTTATGAGCAGCACAGCAGTTTGTTAGAGTGTTTAGAGGGGCGCTTGGAAGCCTTGAATGTGTATTGTGAGATTGATCCTGAATTTTTAGAAAACGTGAGCGAGATCACGCTGTGTTCTTGCGGGAGCAGTTACCATGCGAGTTTGGCGAGCGTGTATTTGTTTGAAAGGTTAGCCAAAATAAGAGCGAGGGCCATTTTAGCGAGCGAATACCGCTACGCCCATTTTAAAAGCAACCCTAACGAGCTTTTTATAGCGATTTCTCAAAGCGGTGAAACCGCTGACACTTTAGAAGCTTTAAAATTAGCCAAAGCCCAAGGGCTTAAAACCATTAGCTTGTGTAACGCCCCTTTTAGCATGATGAGCCGCATTAGTGATCACACGCTTTTGATTAGAGCGGGGGTAGAAAGGAGCGTGGCATCCACTAAGGCGTTTTCTTCGCAAGTGATGCTTTTATGGCTTTTGAGCGTGTATCTAGGCAAACAGCTAGGGACGATCTCTAAAGAAGAAGAAAGAATCCAAGCCAAAAACATGCTCAATAGCGTGAAGGCGATGAAAGTAGAGCCTAAATTGCATGAAAAAATCAAGCGTTTATCCAAACGCTACTTGCATGGGCATGGCTTTTTTTATATTGGCCGTGATGTGTTTTACCCGCTCGCTTTAGAAGGAGCGTTGAAACTTAAAGAAATCAGCTACTTGCATGCTGAGGGGTATGCGAGCGCGGAGATGAAGCATGGGCCTATTGCGTTGGTGGATTCTAACCTTTTTACCATTGCTTTATTGTCTAAGCACTTGTTATTTGATAAAACCAAAAGCAATATTGAAGAATTGAGCGCTAGGGATTCTACGATTTGCGTGTTAAGCTCTGAAATTTTAGAGATCGCTGATGATTTTATCCAATTAGAAGAGAGCGAAAGCTACATGGAAGAATTTTTCCGCATGAATTTAGCGATGCAGCTTTTAGCTTTAGAAATCGCTATGCGCCTAAATCACGATGTGGATCACCCAAGAAACTTAGCTAAAAGCGTTACCGTGGAATAAAAAGCGATTAGGAGTCAAATAATGGAAGTGATTTGTAAGCATTATACCCCTTTAGACATTGCAAGCCAAGCGATCCGCACTTGTTGGCAGAGTTTTGAATACAGCGATGATGGCGGTTGTAAGGATAAGGAACTTATCCACAGGGTGGGGAATATTTTTAGGCATTCTTCCACTTTAGAGCATCTTTATTACAATTTTGAAATCAAGGGCTTGAGCAGGGGGGCGTTGCAAGAATTGAGCCGGCATAGAATAGCGAGCTTGAGCGTGAAGTCAAGCCGTTACACTTTAAGGGAATTGAAAGAAGTGGAGAGCTTTTTACCCCTTAATGAAACGAATTTAGAAAGAGCGAAAGAGTTTTTAGTGTTTGTGGATAATGAAAAAGTGAATGCAATGAGCGTTTTAGCTTTGGAAAATCTAAGGGTTTTATTGAGCGAGCATAACATTAAAAACGACTTAGCCAAATACGCCATGCCTGAAAGCTATAAAACGCATTTAGCCTATAGCATTAACGCTAGGAGCTTGCAAAATTTATTGACTTTAAGAAGCAGTAATAAAGCCTTAAAAGAAATGCAAGATTTAGCCAAAGCCTTATTTGACGCTTTACCTGGCGAGCATCAGTATTTGTTTGAAGATTGTTTGAAGCATTAGTTTTAAACAATACCGCTTAATAACGCTCATTCTTTAATGTTTTAAAAACGCCTTGTTTTTGATTAGATGAGATTTTAAGGGGGTTTGTTGTAAAATCTCACCACGCCCCATAGTTGCATTATGGGGCAAACCACATAAAGGAGCATGTTATGTCAAAGCCACATAACAAACGCTCTTGGAGATCATTATACTTTGAGTTTGCTTTTTTAGGGCTTAAAGTGATCGTTTCTGTGAAACGCTGATTTTTTCAAGAGCGTTCCCCTGAGTTTAAAAGCTTAGGGGTTTCCTTTAAAAAGCGGGTTTGTCCTTGACTTTTGGGGTGTTTATTTTTCTAAAACCCTGATTTTAGCGCTCATTAAATCGTGGTTTAAAGCTTTTTTGATGTTTTCAAATTGGCGTTTTTTGTTTTTAAGGCTTGCGATCTCATTATCCAAATCGCTTAAAATGTTAGCGATAGCGATTTGTTCGTTTAGGGGGGGTAGGGGGATTTCAAAATCTTTTAAGGCTTTTAATTGAATATTCTTTAATCCAGACCCAACTCCTAATTTCATAATATCTTTTTCATAACTTTTTAAAATGTGGTATAAACATAAATTATTTACCTTATTGCTAATTTTTTGTAAGGAATAGTTATGCCCTCCTGACCAAAAATCGCTTTTCATAAACCTAACATATCCGCATGTGCCACCCTCACTAATTGCTATTGTATTCTTTGAAACATTAAATTTATTTGTGTAGCCCAAAAAGTCAATGCCACCATTTATAACGGGGTATTTATCTGTATTATTTAGGCTAATTTTATTTATTTGTTGTCCTTTAACAATTTCGCATATATCCCCAATTCTCACTCTTTGCCAATTTGAGGGCAGTGCTAATGCGTCCATGCGTTTATCACCCCATTAACCCCAAATCTTTCAAATGCTCTAAAACTTTTGATTCGCTCTCTTTGACTTCTTTGTCTAGTTCTAACAAGCTGTTAGAGTAGTTTAAAATGATTTCATTAAGAGCGCTAATAAAAGCGTTGATGCGTTTTAAAATTTTGTTTTCTAGGGCGTTTTTTAGGCTGTTGAGCCATTTGTCTTTGATGATGAGATCTTTAATTTCATTGATTTCAAGGTTTTTATACTGGTGGAACGCTTTTAATTCCAGCTCCTCATAAGCTTTATTTTTCATTTTTAGCGCCTTGTTTTTAGCTTCTAGCCATTCTAAAGCGGTTTTTAGGATTTGTTTATCTTCTAAATCGGTGGCGTTTTTTAGCTCTTTTTTCAAAACGCTTTCATTGATTTTCAATCCATCAAAAAGCCCCTCTTCGTTAGAATGCTCTTCTATAAATTCATCTAAAAGGGCCTCGTTTTCATTAAGGGCGTTTTCTAATTCTTCTAATTCTTTCGTTTCTTTTTCAAAAAAGCGTTGTTTGATTAAATGTTTAGGGATTAGATCGCTTTTGTAGTAGGTTTTTTG is a window of Helicobacter pylori NQ4053 DNA encoding:
- the glmS gene encoding glutamine--fructose-6-phosphate transaminase (isomerizing), with translation MCGIVGYIGDSEKKSILLEGLKELEYRGYDSAGLAVLSNDYLEVFKTQGKLENLRSELKDKEFLNFGVSIAHTRWATHGKPSSANAHPHFTENLALVHNGIIENYASLKKELENKGHAFLSQTDTEVIAHLLEETLKSESDLLKAFEKSISLLKGSYAILMLHKRAKESLFYAKSSSPLIVGKGKEGVFFASSLSVLAPKVDQFVILEENSVGRISLENFKDLKHIENMKDYAFENKDHSKGDFRNYLEKEIYEQHSSLLECLEGRLEALNVYCEIDPEFLENVSEITLCSCGSSYHASLASVYLFERLAKIRARAILASEYRYAHFKSNPNELFIAISQSGETADTLEALKLAKAQGLKTISLCNAPFSMMSRISDHTLLIRAGVERSVASTKAFSSQVMLLWLLSVYLGKQLGTISKEEERIQAKNMLNSVKAMKVEPKLHEKIKRLSKRYLHGHGFFYIGRDVFYPLALEGALKLKEISYLHAEGYASAEMKHGPIALVDSNLFTIALLSKHLLFDKTKSNIEELSARDSTICVLSSEILEIADDFIQLEESESYMEEFFRMNLAMQLLALEIAMRLNHDVDHPRNLAKSVTVE
- a CDS encoding exodeoxyribonuclease III, which codes for MKLISWNVNGLRACMTKGFMDFFNSVDADVFCIQESKMQQEQNTFEFKGYFDFWNCAIKKGYSGVVTFTKKEPLSVSYGIDMEEHDKEGRVVTCEFESFYLVNVYTPNSQQALSRLSYRMSWEVEFKKFLKALELKKPVIVCGDLNVAHNEIDLENPKTNRKNAGFSDEEREKFSELLNAGFIDTFRYFYPNKEKAYTWWSYMQQARDKDIGWRIDYFLCSNPLKTRLKDALIYKDILGSDHCPVGLELV
- the recG gene encoding ATP-dependent DNA helicase RecG yields the protein MQETDDLLKTLNVKSLLEALLVYTPKGYKDLSLLERFETGLSGVLEVGILEKRNYAKVLKIFAYSKRFYKNLELVFFNYSAFHYNQFKTGESLFIYGKLEQSSFNQAYIINTPKILTEFGKISLIFKKVKNHKKIQENLQKLISLENLKKEGVKENIAHLLLEIFFPTPHFVKDFETNKNFPSQHLNALKYIEMLFYMKNLERKKLQFSAKIACSNNSERLKAFVTSLPFQLTNDQQNAIKEIQSDLASPIACKRLIIGDVGCGKTMVILASMVLAYPNKTLLMAPTSILAKQLYNEALKFLPPYFEVELLLGGSHKKRSNHLFETITHVVIGTQALLFDKRDLNEFALVITDEQHRFGTKQRYQLEKMASSKGNKPHSLQFSATPIPRTLALAKSAFVKTTMIREIPYPKEIETLVLHKRDFKIVMEKISEEIAKNHQVIVVYPLVNESEKIPYLSLSEGASFWQKRFKNVYTTSGQDKNKEEVIEEFRESGSILLATTLIEVGISLPRLSVMVILAPERLGLATLHQLRGRVSRNGLKGYCFLCTIQEENERLEKFADELDGFKIAELDLEYRKSGDLLQGGEQSGNSFEYIDLAKDENIIAEVKRDFLKAASVSRGTFEN
- the dnaA gene encoding chromosomal replication initiator protein DnaA, producing the protein MDTNNNIEKEILALVKQNPKVSLIEYENYFSQLKYNPNASKSDIAFFYAPNKVLCTTITAKYGALLKEILSQNKVGMHLAHSVDVRIEVAPKIQVNAQSNINYKAVKTSVKDSYTFENFVVGSCNNTVYEIAKKVAQSDTPPYNPVLFYGGTGLGKTHILNAIGNHALEKHKKVVLVTSEDFLTDFLKHLDNKTMDSFKAKYRHCDFFLLDDAQFLQGKPKLEEEFFHTFNELHANSKQIVLISDRSPKNIAGLEDRLKSRFEWGITAKVMPPDLETKLSIVKQKCQLNQIILPEEVMEYIAQHISDNIRQMEGAIIKISVNANLMNASIDLNLAKTVLEDLQKDHAEGSSLENILLAVAQSLNLKSSEIKVSSRQKNVALARKLVVYFARLYTPNPTLSLAQFLDLKDHSSISKMYSSVKKMLEEEKSPFILSLREEIKNRLNELNDKKTAFNSSE
- a CDS encoding outer membrane protein → MKFFSKDLFKKVTPLFLSVYFLNPTLTQAKSRFYVASQYQVGKMIMKKYNDLKRTIEGASFSLGWEINPTNYWFYSRYYFFMDYGNVILNKRTGAQANMFTYGFGGDLIVEYNKNPLYVFSLFYGMQVAENTWTISKHSANFIIDDWRSIQGFSLKTSNFRMLGLVGFKFQTVLFHHDASIEVGVKWPFTFEYDSPFVRLFSVFISHTFYL
- a CDS encoding purine-nucleoside phosphorylase; this encodes MLLCAGRNETLKGATPIGVGLIGSAINLTRMCLKNPDIKSFIFIGSAGSYSPEMELLSVFESTQGYQIEESFSHLNSYTPLDNFIHIETKDQALFERVCVNSSNYIHTSEMFAKKMVQKGVLLENMEFFSVLSVAKIFSLKAKGIFCVSNHVGLNAHQEFKENHAKVKQILENIIDNLIV
- a CDS encoding DUF2443 domain-containing protein, producing MFEKIRKILADIEDSQNEIEMLLKLANLSLGDFIEIKRGSMDMPKGVNEAFFTQLSEEVERLKELINALNKIKKGLLVF
- the thyX gene encoding FAD-dependent thymidylate synthase: MEVICKHYTPLDIASQAIRTCWQSFEYSDDGGCKDKELIHRVGNIFRHSSTLEHLYYNFEIKGLSRGALQELSRHRIASLSVKSSRYTLRELKEVESFLPLNETNLERAKEFLVFVDNEKVNAMSVLALENLRVLLSEHNIKNDLAKYAMPESYKTHLAYSINARSLQNLLTLRSSNKALKEMQDLAKALFDALPGEHQYLFEDCLKH